One region of Cobetia sp. cqz5-12 genomic DNA includes:
- a CDS encoding TRAP transporter substrate-binding protein, translated as MRLIKPALTALSAAILFASATAMADPITIKFSYVVAENTPKGQMGKKFQQLVEERLGDKVEVELYPSSQLYGDDKVLEAMLLGDVQLAAPSLSKFQKYTDQLQVFDLPFLFKDMGAVERFQSSETGQSLLTSLESKGLVGLGYLHNGMKQLSASSPLKTPEDADGKKFRIMTSDVLEAQFDAVDAVSLKKPFSEVFILLQTKAIDGQENTYSNIYSQKFFEVQPYITESNHGVLDYMVVSSARFWNGLPDDVRGEVKSALDEAIVYGNQLSEAKNMEAKQAIIDSGQSEIITLDDAQRQQWVDAMKPVWGEFADDIGQDIVDAAEASNQ; from the coding sequence ATGCGCCTTATCAAGCCAGCCCTGACCGCTCTGAGTGCTGCCATCCTGTTTGCCTCAGCGACGGCCATGGCCGACCCGATCACCATCAAGTTCTCTTACGTGGTAGCCGAAAACACCCCCAAGGGCCAGATGGGCAAGAAATTCCAGCAGCTGGTAGAGGAGCGTCTGGGCGACAAGGTGGAAGTCGAGCTCTACCCCAGTTCGCAGCTGTACGGTGACGACAAGGTGCTGGAAGCCATGCTGCTGGGCGATGTGCAGCTGGCGGCACCGTCACTGTCCAAGTTCCAGAAATATACCGATCAGCTGCAGGTCTTCGATCTGCCCTTCCTGTTCAAGGACATGGGCGCCGTCGAACGCTTCCAGAGCAGCGAGACGGGCCAGTCATTGCTGACGTCGCTGGAATCCAAGGGGTTGGTGGGGCTCGGTTATCTGCATAACGGCATGAAGCAGCTGTCCGCGTCATCGCCGCTCAAGACACCGGAGGATGCCGACGGCAAGAAATTCCGCATCATGACCTCCGATGTGCTCGAGGCCCAGTTTGACGCGGTGGATGCCGTCTCGCTGAAGAAGCCGTTCTCCGAGGTCTTCATCCTGCTGCAGACCAAGGCCATCGACGGCCAGGAGAACACCTACTCCAACATCTACTCCCAGAAGTTCTTCGAGGTGCAGCCGTATATCACCGAATCCAACCACGGCGTGCTGGATTACATGGTGGTGTCCTCGGCGCGCTTCTGGAATGGCCTGCCGGATGATGTACGTGGCGAGGTCAAGTCGGCGCTCGATGAGGCCATCGTCTACGGCAACCAGCTCTCCGAAGCCAAGAACATGGAGGCCAAGCAGGCCATCATCGATTCCGGTCAGAGCGAGATCATCACGCTTGACGATGCCCAGCGTCAGCAGTGGGTCGACGCCATGAAGCCGGTATGGGGCGAGTTTGCCGACGACATCGGTCAGGACATCGTCGACGCCGCGGAAGCTTCCAACCAGTAA